In the genome of Streptomyces sp. Q6, the window CTCTACATCGAGGCCGCGCCGGGCGCCGCCAAGGGCAGTCATGGCACGCTCCGCTACACCTTCAGCGCCCCCGGCGGCGCGGACGCCACGTTCGAGACCGACGTCCAGGTCGCGGGCCCCGACCTGCGCGAGCGCGTCGAGAAGCCCCGCACGACCGTCACCGCGGGGAGGAGTTTCGACTTCACGCCGCGGCTGCGCAACGCGGGTCGTTCCCCGGCCCGCGGCTTCGTGGTGCAGTTCGAGAGCGCCTTCGTGCATTTCCGTACGGAATACAGCAATTGCCGGTACGCGCCCGAACGCTGGGCCGTCTGCCGGTTCGACGAGACCCTCGAACCGGGGCAGGCCTACGCGTTCGACGGGCCGGTCGGCGTCGGCGTACCGGATTCGATGCTGAACGGTTCCTTCACGTACTCGGCTCGTCTGATCGACCCCTCCGGCGTCCCGCTGACCGGTATGGGAGCCGCCCCCGGCGACGACGAGGGCATGACACGCGGCACGGGACCGAAGCTGTCGGTCCGCCCGGTCGACGGCGGCGCGCGGGGCTACGGCGACGCGTACGAGCCGGGCACCGTGAAACTCCGCACCTCCCAGACGGCCGACCTGCGGGCGACCACGAGCACCCTGACGGGCCGGACCGGGCAGACGGTCGACCTGAAGGTCGCCGTGCACAACGCGGGCCCCGGCCGCGTCGCCGGCGCCTACCTGGCGGTCACGCCCCCGGAGGGCACCACGATCGTCGAGCCGACCCCGCCGCCGGACCCGGACGGTGAGCTGGAATGGCAGTGGGAGTGCTCCGGCCGGAAGAACACCACGCACTACTGCGATCCCGACCGCGCCCTGGAACCCGGCGACACCTGGGAGACGACCCTCCAGGTCCGGATCGTCGAGCGGGTGCGCGCCGCCGAGGGCCGCCTGGAGGTGCGCGAGGACCCCAAGCGCCCGGCGAACGACCCGAAGCGCGGCGACAACGTGGTCCCGATCAGGATCGACGCCACCGGCGGCCCCCTGGTCGAACCCACCACGCACCCCACGCCGCTCCCGACCGCGGCCGGCGCGGCGGCGGACACGCGCGGCGGTGGCCCCGGCGGCGGCACGATCGCGGCGGCCGCGCTGCTCGCTCTCGTCGTGTTGTCGGGATTCCTGCTCTGGTGGGTGAAAAGCCGCCGCGCCCGCGCATCCGGGAATTCATTGAAATTGTCTGATTAGCCCGTATTGTCACCTCATGCCCACGCCCTACGGAAACCGCGGCGGCATGGCGTTCGGTGCAGAAGAGCTGCGTGTGCTCCGACGCGCCCTCGCCCTCGCCCTCCACCCCGCCCCCGCCTCGGACACGGACGTCCGGGACTGTCTGCGACTCGCGGAGTCGGTCGACGAGACCACGCGGGAGGCCGCCCGCCAGCGGGCCTTCCTGCTCGCCGACCTCGACCGCTACCGAGGGGCCCTGCCCGGCTCCGTCACCGGTTATCTGAGCCTCCTCACGGACGCTCTGGCGGCGGGCCACCAGCCCGGCGTCGACGACCTCTCGGCCCTGCGCGCCCTGCGCGGCAACCCCGCGGCCGCGGCCCTCCTCGACCGCTGCCGCGCCCTGGCCGAACAGGGCGTCAGGGACCGACTGGAGGCGCGCCACCGCCCACGCGTCCCGGCCTCCCGTACGCGACTGCTCGCGCTGCCCGGCGGCCTCCTCGACGCCGCCGACCAGCCGGCGGCGCCCCGCCCCGGCACCCCGCCGCGCCCGGTCCCCACCCCGGCCGAGGTCTTCCCGCCCAAGCGCCGCCCGGTCCAGCCCCCGGCCCCACCGCAGCAGTGGGCGGCGGGGTAGCTACTCTGGAGCCATGGACTACGTCTCCGCGCTCGTGCCCCCGGTAGTGATGGCCGCGTTCTTCATCGGCCTCATCGTGACGATCGTGAAGTCGCAGGGCGGCGACCGCAAGGCCAAGGAGGACGCGGCCGTGGACGCCGCGATCGCCCGCGCCGAGGCCGCCCGCCAGAGCGGCGTGAAGCAGGGGCCGGCCGGGGCCTGACCCGCCGCGACCAGCGCGAGGACAGTGAAAGGGGCGCCCATCGGGCGCCCCTTTTGTCATTGATTGACCGGTCGGCGCCACGTCCGACGCTGAATTACCGACTTCTCCCACTATTGTGCTGCTCGTGCCGCGCCCCTTGGGAGAACTCGAAGACGCAGTGATGACACGGGTGTGGAAGTGGAACCGCCCGGTGACGGTGAGAGAAGTCCTGGAGGACCTTCAGCAGGAACGGTCCATCGCCTACACGACGGTCATGACCGTATTGGACAATCTCCATCAGAAGGGCTGGGTACGCCGCGAGGCGGAAGGCCGGGCCTATCGATATGAGGCCGTCTCCACCCGGGCCGCCTACTCGGCGGCACTGATGAACGAGGCCTGGGCGCAGAGCGACAACCCCGCCGCCGCGCTCGTCGCGTTCTTCGGCATGATGTCGTCCCAGCAGCGCGAAGCGCTCAGGGACGCCATGCGTATCGTTCAGCCCGAAGTGCCGTCGGCCCCCGGGGAAGCGGGCGGCGAGGCCGGGCGATAGCGTCCGGTCATGCCAGCAGAGCTCCCCGAAGTCGGCCCGGTCGTCGAATCCGCCGCTAAAGCACTCACCGTACGCAGGGCACGCACCGCCGATGTACCCGCGGTGCGCAGCCTCCTCGACGCGTACAGCCGACAGGGGATCCTGCTCGACAAAGCCACCGTGACGCTTTACGAGGACATCCAGGAGTTCTGGGTCGCGGAACGCGATGACAACGCCGAGGTCGTCGGCTGCGGCGCACTGCACATCATGTGGGAAGACCTGGCGGAAGTCCGCACACTCGCGGTGAATCCACAGGTCAAGGGTGCCGGTGTGGGACATCAGGTCCTGGAGAAGCTGCTTCAGACCGCGCGCTGGATCGGCGTTCGGCGCGTTTTCTGTCTCACCTTCGAAGTCGAGTTCTTCACCAAGCACGGCTTCGTGGAGATCGGCGAGACACCCGTCGATACGGTTGACACCGATGTCTACAGCGAGCTGCTGCGTTCCTATGACGAGGGCGTCGCCGAGTTCCTCGGTCTCGAACGAGTGAAACCGAACACCTTGGGCAACAGCCGGATGCTTCTGCATCTGTGATCGCCGAGGTCCGGTATTTCGGCAACGCCGCCGGGGCCGGTTCCCTATGTCCGAAACGCGCATGTTTTCGGTCCTGATGGGCATCGTTCAGATCCGGGATCCGTCCCGGATCTCAGCCAGGGGTTTGTGTTTTTCCGGCAAAAGCGGTTTGCTTTCCGAGGTACTGCAGTACTGCATATAACAAGGGGACGACGAAACAGCGACCGTGGTCGCGGGGGGTCGTCCCTTCAGATATCGATGAAAGGAAATCCGGTGGCACAGAAGGTTCAGGTCCTTCTTGTCGATGACCTCGACGGTGGCGAGGCGGACGAGACCGTGACGTTCGCGCTCGACGGCAAGACCTACGAGATCGACCTCACCACCGCCAACGCGGACAAGCTCCGTGGTCTCCTCGACGCGTACGTCAAGGGCGGCCGTCGCACCGGTGGCCGCGCAGCGGGCGGTCGGGGCAAGGCGCGCGCCGCGTCCGGCGGCAACCAGGACACCGCGCTGATCCGCGCCTGGGCGAAGGAGAACGGCCACGAGGTCAACGACCGCGGCCGCGTTCCCCAGGCGATCCGTGAGGCTTACGAGAAGGCCAACGGCTGAGCCGTCGACGCGGTCGATGCGCGGCGCAGCCGGGCCCGGTGGCACTGAGTCGCCGCCGTGTCCACGAGTCGTACGAGATCGGGGGCGCCCCCACCGCCCCCCACGACCGACCAGGTCGAGACGGCCGTCAGGCTCGTCAGAGCCGGCAGTACCGGTTCCACCTCGCGTCCGGGCTCGGGGGGCCGCACCCACACGGCGGCCTCCTGTGAGCCGGCCCATCCCGGGGGTGTCGGCGCCTCGATGAAGGCGTCCTCCCCGAGGGCGACGAGGTCCAGGGGGAGCGCCCCCCACTCCAGCCAGTCGAGCAGCCCCGGCAGCTCCTCCGCGCTGCCCGCGGCCACCAGCAGCTGCATCGTTTCCCCGCGCACGGCCACCGGCGAGCGCGGGTCGAGCCTGCGCAGCATCGCGAAGCCCGCGTCGGCGGGGAGCTCCAGCACGTCGAAGCGCAGCCCCGTGTGCAGCCGCACGCCGTCGGGCCCCGACGTGGCAGACCAGCCGAGCTCGTCCTCGTACCAGCGCTGAATTCTGGAACCGGGCGCGGGCAGCGGGCGGCGGGGGGTGGGGACGGTGGTGCCGGAGCCGGCGGCAGCGGAGGGGGCGACCATGCCAGGAGCAACCGCTCGGAACCCTTCGTGGTTACGCGCTGTCGTCGCGCCATCGCGTAGCGTGTCCAGAATGGGGGCGTACGGGCGTGTTCGGCGGCGTAAAGGTGTTCGCCCATAGCGGAGGGAACCGGCGCGCGCCGCATGGAGTGTCAGTCCGTGCGGGTAAGACATCCCTAGTGGGAGGGGCGACACGCTCCGGCCGGGCAGTCCGCGTTCGCCATCGGCGTAGTGGCGGTGTGGGTATCTGCCTGGCCTGCGGGAACATCGTCTCGCACCATCGGGTTGGAGCAGATGTCGGCGTTCGGGGCAGGAGGCCATCGACGGGTGTCGGCAGTTGGAATGAGCGGTCCCCGCTTGCGGGACTAAGCTGCGGAAGGACAGGGAGGGGACAGCCCCCTTACTGCCTGACCGCTCTGAGGAGCGATTAACGATGTTCGAGAGGTTCACCGACCGCGCGCGGCGGGTTGTCGTCCTGGCTCAGGAAGAAGCCCGGATGCTCAACCACAACTACATCGGCACCGAGCACATCCTCCTGGGCTTGATCCACGAGGGCGAGGGTGTCGCCGCTAAGGCCCTGGAGAGCCTCGGGATTTCGCTCGAGGCGGTCCGCCAGCAGGTGGAGGAGATCATCGGCCAGGGGCAGCAGGCCCCGTCCGGTCACATCCCCTTCACCCCCCGTGCCAAGAAGGTCCTGGAGCTGTCGCTCCGCGAGGCCCTTCAGCTGGGTCACAACTACATCGGCACGGAGCACATCCTGCTCGGCCTGATCCGTGAGGGCGAGGGCGTCGCCGCCCAGGTCCTGGTCAAGCTGGGCGCAGACCTCAACCGCGTGCGGCAGCAGGTCATCCAGCTGCTCTCCGGTTACCAGGGCAAGGAGACCGCCACCGCCGGCGGTCCTGCGGAGGGCACGCCCTCCACGTCCCTGGTGCTCGACCAGTTCGGCCGCAACCTGACGCAGGCCGCTCGTGAGTCCAAGCTCGACCCGGTCATCGGGCGCGAGAAGGAGATCGAGCGCGTGATGCAGGTCCTGTCGCGCCGTACCAAGAACAACCCGGTCCTGATCGGTGAGCCCGGCGTCGGCAAGACCGCCGTCGTCGAGGGCCTCGCCCAGGCCATCGTCAAGGGCGAGGTGCCCGAGACCCTCAAGGACAAGCACCTCTACACCCTCGACCTGGGTGCGCTGGTCGCCGGTTCCCGCTACCGCGGTGACTTCGAGGAGCGCCTCAAGAAGGTCCTCAAGGAGATCCGCACCCGCGGCGACATCATCCTGTTCATCGACGAGCTGCACACGCTCGTGGGTGCGGGTGCCGCCGAGGGCGCCATCGACGCGGCTTCCATCCTGAAGCCGATGCTGGCCCGCGGTGAGCTCCAGACCATCGGTGCCACGACGCTCGACGAGTACCGCAAGCACCTGGAGAAGGACGCCGCGCTCGAGCGCCGCTTCCAGCCGATCCAGGTCGCGGAGCCGTCGCTGCCGCACACCATCGAGATCCTCAAGGGCCTGCGGGACCGCTACGAGGCCCACCACCGTGTCTCGATCACGGACGAGGCCCTCGTGCAGGCGGCCACCCTGGCCGACCGGTACATCTCGGACCGCTTCCTGCCGGACAAGGCGATCGACCTGATCGACGAGGCCGGTTCCCGGATGCGCATCCGCCGGATGACCGCGCCGCCGGACCTCCGCGAGTTCGACGAGAAGATCGCGGGCGTGCGCCGTGACAAGGAGTCGGCCATCGACTCCCAGGACTTCGAGAAGGCAGCTTCGCTCCGCGACAAGGAGAAGCAGCTGCTGGCGGCGAAGGCCAAGCGCGAGAAGGAGTGGAAGGCCGGCGACATGGACGTCGTCGCCGAGGTCGACGGCGAGCTGATCGCCGAGGTCCTCGCGACCGCGACCGGCATTCCCGTCTTCAAGCTCACCGAGGAGGAGTCCTCGCGTCTGCTGCGCATGGAGGACGAGCTCCACAAGCGGGTCATCGGCCAGAAGGACGCCGTCAAGGCGCTCTCGAAGGCGATCCGTCGGACGCGTGCGGGTCTGAAGGACCCGAAGCGTCCGGGTGGTTCGTTCATCTTCGCGGGCCCGTCCGGTGTCGGTAAGACGGAGCTCAGCAAGGCTCTCGCCGAGTTCCTCTTCGGTGACGAGGACGCGCTGATCTCCCTCGACATGTCGGAGTTCAGCGAGAAGCACACGGTCTCGCGTCTCTTCGGTTCGCCCCCCGGTTACGTGGGCTACGAAGAGGGCGGTCAGCTGACCGAGAAGGTGCGCCGCAAGCCGTTCTCCGTCGTCCTCTTCGACGAGGTGGAGAAGGCCCACCCGGACATCTTCAACAGCCTTCTCCAGATCCTGGAGGACGGTCGACTGACCGACTCCCAGGGTCGTGTCGTGGACTTCAAGAACACGGTCATCATCATGACGACCAACCTGGGAACCCGTGACATCTCGAAGGGCTTCAACCTGGGCTTCGCGGCCACGGGTGACACGAAGACCAACTACGAGCGCATGAAGAACAAGGTGTCGGACGAGCTCAAGCAGCACTTCCGTCCCGAGTTCCTCAACCGTGTCGACGACGTCGTCGTCTTCCCGCAGCTCACGCAGGACGACATCCTCCAGATCGTCGACCTGATGGTCGGCAAGGTGGACGAGCGCCTGAAGGACCGGGACATGGGCCTCGAGCTCTCCCAGTCCGCCAAGGAGCTCCTCTCCAAGAAGGGTTACGACCCGGTTCTGGGCGCGCGGCCGCTGCGTCGCACGATCCAGCGCGAGGTCGAGGACACCCTCTCGGAGAAGATCCTCTTCGGCGAGCTGCGTCCGGGCCACATCGTGGTCGTGGACACGGAGGGCGAGGGCGAGAACAAGACCTTCACCTTCCGCGGCGAGGAGAAGTCGGCACTGCCCGACGTCCCCCCGATCGAGGACGCGGCCGCGGGCGGTTCCGCCGGGCCGAATCTGAGCAAGGAGGCGTAACCCCTCGGGGGTGAGCCTGTGTACGGGTGGGCCCGGACCGTTCTTCACGAACGGTCCGGGCCCACCCGTTTGTCCTGCGGTGCCTGCCGCCCGCGTCGGTCAGCGGCGGTGGACCGTGACCTCCGCGTTCGGGAAGAGGGGGGCGTACGCGGCATGGTCCTGGGGGGCCTGACGGCCGGGGTGGATGTCGACGGTGCGGACGTTCGGGAAGAGGGCGGCGCGGGCGGTGATCGTGTCCGGGCCGCCGGGGAGGTAGAGGCCGAGGTCCGTGATGCGGGGGAGGGCGGGGAGCGGGCCGCCGGGGAGGATGTCGGCGGCCAGGTAGAGGCGGGTGAGGGCGGGGTGAGCGGCGATTTCGTGCCAGTCCTCCGCCTCCAGGAG includes:
- a CDS encoding ATP-dependent Clp protease ATP-binding subunit; the encoded protein is MFERFTDRARRVVVLAQEEARMLNHNYIGTEHILLGLIHEGEGVAAKALESLGISLEAVRQQVEEIIGQGQQAPSGHIPFTPRAKKVLELSLREALQLGHNYIGTEHILLGLIREGEGVAAQVLVKLGADLNRVRQQVIQLLSGYQGKETATAGGPAEGTPSTSLVLDQFGRNLTQAARESKLDPVIGREKEIERVMQVLSRRTKNNPVLIGEPGVGKTAVVEGLAQAIVKGEVPETLKDKHLYTLDLGALVAGSRYRGDFEERLKKVLKEIRTRGDIILFIDELHTLVGAGAAEGAIDAASILKPMLARGELQTIGATTLDEYRKHLEKDAALERRFQPIQVAEPSLPHTIEILKGLRDRYEAHHRVSITDEALVQAATLADRYISDRFLPDKAIDLIDEAGSRMRIRRMTAPPDLREFDEKIAGVRRDKESAIDSQDFEKAASLRDKEKQLLAAKAKREKEWKAGDMDVVAEVDGELIAEVLATATGIPVFKLTEEESSRLLRMEDELHKRVIGQKDAVKALSKAIRRTRAGLKDPKRPGGSFIFAGPSGVGKTELSKALAEFLFGDEDALISLDMSEFSEKHTVSRLFGSPPGYVGYEEGGQLTEKVRRKPFSVVLFDEVEKAHPDIFNSLLQILEDGRLTDSQGRVVDFKNTVIIMTTNLGTRDISKGFNLGFAATGDTKTNYERMKNKVSDELKQHFRPEFLNRVDDVVVFPQLTQDDILQIVDLMVGKVDERLKDRDMGLELSQSAKELLSKKGYDPVLGARPLRRTIQREVEDTLSEKILFGELRPGHIVVVDTEGEGENKTFTFRGEEKSALPDVPPIEDAAAGGSAGPNLSKEA
- a CDS encoding Lsr2 family protein — translated: MAQKVQVLLVDDLDGGEADETVTFALDGKTYEIDLTTANADKLRGLLDAYVKGGRRTGGRAAGGRGKARAASGGNQDTALIRAWAKENGHEVNDRGRVPQAIREAYEKANG
- a CDS encoding SCO3374 family protein: MVAPSAAAGSGTTVPTPRRPLPAPGSRIQRWYEDELGWSATSGPDGVRLHTGLRFDVLELPADAGFAMLRRLDPRSPVAVRGETMQLLVAAGSAEELPGLLDWLEWGALPLDLVALGEDAFIEAPTPPGWAGSQEAAVWVRPPEPGREVEPVLPALTSLTAVSTWSVVGGGGGAPDLVRLVDTAATQCHRARLRRASTASTAQPLAFS
- a CDS encoding amino-acid N-acetyltransferase: MPAELPEVGPVVESAAKALTVRRARTADVPAVRSLLDAYSRQGILLDKATVTLYEDIQEFWVAERDDNAEVVGCGALHIMWEDLAEVRTLAVNPQVKGAGVGHQVLEKLLQTARWIGVRRVFCLTFEVEFFTKHGFVEIGETPVDTVDTDVYSELLRSYDEGVAEFLGLERVKPNTLGNSRMLLHL
- a CDS encoding BlaI/MecI/CopY family transcriptional regulator, which translates into the protein MPRPLGELEDAVMTRVWKWNRPVTVREVLEDLQQERSIAYTTVMTVLDNLHQKGWVRREAEGRAYRYEAVSTRAAYSAALMNEAWAQSDNPAAALVAFFGMMSSQQREALRDAMRIVQPEVPSAPGEAGGEAGR